From a single Hymenobacter sp. YIM 151500-1 genomic region:
- the era gene encoding GTPase Era: MTTEPTPHRAGFVSIIGKPNVGKSTLMNALVGERLSIVTSKAQTTRHRILGILNGEDFQLVYSDTPGIIQPKYELHNAMMSFVYSSLEDADVVLFVTDIYEKYDEEPVVERLRKMQDTPIILLVNKIDQAEQADVEAKLAYWKEHLPNAAEVLPISALEKFGTDQVLNLVLERLPVHPPYYPKDELTDKPERFFAAEMIREKIFKLYKKEVPYSCEVAVEEFKEDDAIIRMRAIIYVERASQKGIIIGQQGSALKKVGTWAREEMEKFFQKKVFLEIHVKINENWRTDPKALSRFGYNQG, translated from the coding sequence ATGACTACCGAACCTACTCCGCACCGTGCTGGCTTTGTGAGCATTATCGGCAAGCCCAACGTGGGTAAGTCCACGCTCATGAATGCCCTGGTGGGCGAACGGCTCAGCATCGTCACCAGCAAGGCCCAAACCACGCGCCACCGCATCCTGGGCATCCTCAACGGCGAGGATTTTCAGCTGGTGTACTCCGACACGCCCGGCATCATCCAGCCCAAGTACGAGCTGCACAACGCCATGATGTCATTTGTGTACTCATCGTTGGAAGACGCCGACGTGGTTCTGTTCGTGACGGACATCTACGAGAAGTACGACGAGGAGCCGGTGGTAGAGCGCCTACGCAAAATGCAGGACACGCCCATCATCCTGCTGGTCAACAAAATAGACCAGGCCGAGCAGGCCGACGTGGAAGCCAAGCTGGCCTACTGGAAAGAGCACCTGCCCAACGCCGCCGAGGTGCTGCCCATTTCGGCCCTCGAAAAGTTTGGCACCGACCAAGTGCTGAATCTGGTGCTGGAGCGCCTGCCGGTGCACCCGCCTTACTACCCCAAAGACGAGCTGACCGACAAGCCCGAGCGGTTTTTTGCCGCCGAGATGATTCGGGAAAAGATCTTCAAGCTCTACAAAAAGGAAGTGCCCTACAGCTGCGAAGTGGCCGTGGAGGAGTTCAAAGAGGACGACGCCATCATCCGGATGCGGGCCATCATCTACGTGGAGCGGGCCAGCCAGAAGGGCATCATCATCGGTCAGCAAGGCTCAGCCCTAAAGAAAGTAGGCACCTGGGCCCGCGAGGAAATGGAGAAGTTTTTCCAGAAAAAAGTGTTCCTCGAAATCCACGTCAAAATCAACGAAAACTGGCGCACGGACCCCAAGGCGCTGAGCCGGTTTGGGTATAATCAAGGATAG
- a CDS encoding HAD family hydrolase, translating into MPLTTVLFDLDDTLFDHTATARAALHASTAHLAFVAEVGLDELYRRYSELLEEMHPRVLAGELSYHDARRLRFQQLLAPYGVLGSDAAAEEFAALHYDQYRRLRRPVPGAGALLDALKPRYRTGIVTNNRTAEQQDKLQFLGLTQLVDVLITSEDVGATKPDPHIFQVALEQLGAQPDEAVFVGDNWVADVVGARNAGIRPVWLNRFGLACPDAAVAVLTGLEPLPDVLCVIEVTTP; encoded by the coding sequence ATGCCGCTCACCACCGTTCTGTTCGACCTCGACGATACCCTATTCGACCACACCGCCACGGCGCGGGCCGCCTTGCACGCCAGCACCGCGCACCTTGCTTTTGTGGCGGAAGTAGGGCTGGACGAGCTGTACCGCCGCTACAGCGAGCTGCTGGAAGAAATGCACCCGCGGGTGCTGGCCGGTGAACTATCCTACCACGATGCCCGCCGCCTCCGGTTTCAGCAGCTGCTGGCGCCCTACGGCGTGCTCGGTTCCGATGCCGCAGCGGAGGAGTTTGCCGCCCTTCACTACGACCAGTACCGCCGCCTGCGCCGGCCGGTGCCCGGCGCAGGGGCCCTGCTGGACGCCCTGAAGCCCCGCTACCGCACCGGCATCGTGACCAACAACCGAACCGCGGAGCAGCAGGATAAGCTACAGTTCCTGGGCCTGACGCAGTTGGTAGACGTGCTGATTACGTCGGAAGACGTGGGGGCGACCAAGCCCGACCCACATATCTTCCAAGTAGCGCTGGAGCAGCTGGGGGCCCAGCCCGACGAAGCCGTGTTCGTCGGCGACAACTGGGTGGCGGATGTAGTGGGTGCCCGAAACGCGGGCATCCGGCCCGTGTGGCTGAACCGTTTCGGCCTGGCCTGCCCCGACGCGGCCGTGGCCGTGCTGACCGGCCTGGAGCCGTTGCCCGACGTGCTGTGTGTTATTGAGGTCACAACGCCTTAG
- the hemH gene encoding ferrochelatase — MPSSSASSKGRIGVLLVNLGTPDSPNTPDVRRYLNEFLTDGRVIDMPAAVRYPLFQGLVVPLRAPKSAKVYQQLWTDRGSPLLFHGLDLKQLVQEKLGKDYLVAFGMRYQNPSIESALQELRDAAVERIIVLPLFPQYAAASTGSVQEKVMELVSKWWVVPSISFISTFVDDPGFINSFAELGQAEMAKHQYDHVVFSYHGIPERHVLKGSHKGYCKLGNCCNSYNKNNRYCYRAQCFETSRQLAAALGLQPEQYTTCFQSRLQSRLRDPWLQPYTDEVIKEFPARGIKNVLAFSPAFVADCLETTIEVGEEFKELFEEAGGQHWQLVPSLNSSPMWVDAVVNMIHRN, encoded by the coding sequence ATGCCTTCATCTTCCGCTTCTTCCAAAGGCCGCATTGGCGTGCTGCTCGTCAACCTGGGTACGCCCGACTCACCCAACACGCCCGACGTGCGCCGCTACCTCAACGAGTTCCTCACCGACGGCCGCGTGATTGACATGCCGGCCGCCGTACGTTACCCTTTGTTTCAGGGCTTGGTGGTGCCGCTACGCGCGCCCAAGTCGGCCAAGGTGTACCAGCAGCTCTGGACCGACCGGGGCTCGCCCCTGCTCTTCCACGGCCTCGACCTCAAGCAGTTGGTGCAGGAAAAGCTGGGCAAGGACTATCTGGTGGCCTTCGGGATGCGCTACCAGAACCCCAGCATCGAGAGTGCCTTGCAGGAACTGCGCGACGCGGCCGTGGAGCGCATCATCGTGCTGCCCCTGTTTCCGCAGTACGCGGCGGCCTCCACGGGCTCGGTGCAGGAGAAGGTGATGGAGCTGGTGAGCAAGTGGTGGGTGGTGCCCAGCATTTCCTTTATTAGCACCTTCGTGGACGACCCCGGCTTTATCAACAGCTTTGCCGAGCTGGGCCAGGCCGAAATGGCCAAGCACCAGTACGACCACGTGGTGTTCAGCTACCACGGCATTCCGGAGCGCCACGTGCTGAAGGGCAGCCACAAGGGCTACTGCAAGCTGGGCAACTGCTGCAACAGCTACAACAAAAACAACCGCTACTGCTACCGGGCCCAGTGCTTCGAGACGTCGCGGCAGCTGGCTGCGGCCCTGGGTTTGCAGCCCGAGCAGTACACCACTTGCTTCCAGAGCCGCCTGCAAAGCCGCCTGCGCGACCCGTGGCTCCAGCCCTACACCGACGAGGTAATCAAGGAGTTTCCGGCCCGCGGCATCAAAAACGTGCTGGCCTTCTCCCCCGCTTTCGTCGCCGACTGCCTCGAAACCACCATTGAAGTCGGCGAAGAGTTCAAGGAGCTGTTCGAGGAAGCCGGCGGCCAGCACTGGCAGCTCGTCCCCAGCCTCAATTCCAGCCCCATGTGGGTTGATGCCGTGGTGAACATGATTCACCGGAATTAG
- a CDS encoding PRC-barrel domain-containing protein, producing the protein MEPTTDPIPSAQGLHLRRLRDLTEFEVADGDPDVRGWTARGADGIAFGQVAELIVDVDALKVRYLDIELDYSLGINERDRRILLPIGVAAIDEDGDNVFVPSLTAESVLEYPPYAEVHISREYEHAMLRALKLQLPETTTSSTFYDQPSYDDRAFYRKK; encoded by the coding sequence ATGGAACCCACCACCGACCCCATTCCCTCGGCGCAAGGCCTGCACCTGCGCCGCCTGCGCGACCTGACCGAGTTTGAGGTAGCCGACGGCGACCCGGACGTGCGGGGCTGGACCGCGCGCGGCGCCGACGGCATTGCCTTCGGCCAGGTAGCCGAATTAATTGTAGACGTGGACGCGCTGAAAGTGCGCTACCTCGATATTGAGCTGGACTATAGCCTGGGCATCAACGAGCGGGACCGGCGCATTCTGCTGCCCATTGGGGTGGCGGCTATTGATGAGGATGGCGACAACGTGTTCGTGCCCTCCCTCACGGCCGAAAGCGTGCTGGAGTACCCGCCCTACGCCGAGGTGCACATTTCCCGCGAGTACGAGCACGCCATGCTCCGCGCCCTCAAGCTGCAACTGCCCGAAACCACCACTTCCAGCACCTTCTACGACCAGCCCAGCTACGACGACCGGGCGTTTTATAGAAAGAAGTGA
- a CDS encoding DUF2157 domain-containing protein, whose product MLSDHLLADLQARGLLPAEQAAAIRHDEQTRPFSLHQELRAALYLGVTLLTGGLGVLLYQHLDALGFGVVLAGTTLLMLASFAYVVWRRQPFTWGQAKAVSFVPDYVLLLGCLLFLALETFVLALFNSADTRYGLATVVPAVLFFGLAYRFDHRGVLTMGITALASWVGVSVAPLAAFDNAHHLARLGGAAVLLGLLLVGVGLYSDLADRKRHFAFTYISLGANLALLASTAVLFEYYSQPFLPKVVAVLLGLALSAGLIWYARRTHSYLFLLMGVLYGYVIVTYLVLNFLIGSHTSDDEVVLILLYFIFSAVGAVLLFMNGKAFLRRA is encoded by the coding sequence ATGCTTTCCGACCACCTTCTCGCCGACCTGCAAGCCCGCGGCCTGCTGCCCGCGGAACAGGCCGCAGCCATCCGGCACGACGAACAAACCCGCCCGTTTTCGCTGCATCAGGAGCTGCGGGCGGCGCTGTACCTGGGCGTCACGCTGCTCACCGGGGGCCTGGGCGTGTTGCTCTACCAGCACCTCGACGCCCTGGGGTTCGGCGTAGTGCTGGCGGGCACCACCCTGCTCATGCTGGCCAGCTTTGCCTACGTGGTGTGGCGTCGGCAGCCGTTTACGTGGGGCCAGGCCAAGGCGGTCAGCTTCGTTCCCGATTACGTGCTGCTGCTGGGCTGCCTGCTGTTTCTGGCCCTCGAAACGTTTGTGCTGGCCTTATTCAACTCGGCAGACACGCGCTATGGTTTGGCTACTGTGGTGCCGGCCGTGCTGTTTTTCGGACTGGCCTACCGCTTCGACCACCGGGGCGTGCTCACCATGGGCATTACGGCCCTGGCTTCCTGGGTGGGCGTGAGCGTGGCCCCGCTGGCGGCCTTCGACAACGCGCACCATTTGGCGCGGCTGGGCGGAGCCGCCGTGCTGCTGGGGCTGCTGCTGGTTGGTGTGGGCCTGTATTCGGACCTGGCGGACCGCAAGCGGCATTTTGCCTTCACCTACATTTCACTGGGGGCCAATCTGGCGCTGCTGGCTTCTACGGCAGTGCTGTTTGAATATTATTCGCAGCCCTTTCTGCCCAAAGTGGTGGCTGTGCTGCTGGGGCTGGCCCTGAGTGCGGGCCTGATATGGTACGCCCGCCGCACGCACTCCTACTTATTCCTGCTGATGGGCGTTTTGTACGGGTATGTGATTGTGACCTATCTGGTTCTCAATTTTCTCATTGGAAGCCACACTAGTGATGATGAGGTTGTGCTTATCCTGCTCTACTTCATATTCTCGGCAGTGGGCGCTGTCCTCCTGTTTATGAACGGCAAAGCCTTTTTGCGTCGCGCATGA
- a CDS encoding DUF389 domain-containing protein, which produces MHRTLTITVPASTTETLCQQLTHLDDVIGLSVQPGASRKPPGDVITVHVLNRGADETLRTVHNLVSDPQALSIATSELTSIIAPADAERVMKDKDEAIWEEIESGLRHQGRLTGNYLSLMTLGGIIAAVGLVSEPVPQAIAFIASSIISPGFEPLAKIPLGLVLRRWVVAARGLGSSLAGYALFALAAGLTMLGLVSIDATSVGELATNPEVKNLVHPGLKELIISACGAAAGIIIVAAYRRSIIAGPLIALVLMPAAALLGSGLAVGRFDLAWEGLARFLADAGFILGFGTLIFLLKQLTVHRRQPIE; this is translated from the coding sequence ATGCACCGCACCCTCACTATTACCGTTCCAGCCTCAACCACTGAAACCCTCTGCCAGCAGCTTACTCACCTCGACGACGTTATTGGCCTAAGCGTACAGCCCGGCGCTTCCCGCAAACCTCCCGGCGACGTAATAACGGTGCACGTGCTCAACCGCGGGGCCGACGAAACCCTGCGCACCGTGCATAATCTGGTTTCCGACCCGCAGGCCTTATCCATTGCCACCTCCGAGCTAACCAGCATCATTGCTCCCGCCGATGCCGAGCGGGTCATGAAAGACAAGGACGAGGCTATTTGGGAAGAAATTGAGTCCGGGTTGCGGCACCAGGGCCGCCTTACCGGCAATTACCTTTCGTTGATGACGCTGGGCGGCATCATTGCGGCCGTGGGTCTGGTTTCTGAACCAGTACCGCAAGCTATAGCCTTTATTGCTTCCAGCATCATCTCGCCGGGCTTCGAGCCGCTGGCCAAGATTCCGCTGGGGCTGGTGCTGCGGCGCTGGGTGGTGGCAGCACGGGGCCTGGGCTCCTCGCTGGCCGGGTACGCTCTGTTTGCCCTGGCGGCAGGCCTCACAATGCTGGGACTGGTGTCAATTGACGCAACGTCGGTTGGTGAGTTGGCTACCAACCCGGAAGTGAAAAATCTGGTGCATCCCGGCCTCAAAGAGCTGATTATTTCGGCCTGTGGTGCGGCAGCCGGTATTATCATCGTTGCGGCTTACCGTCGCAGCATTATTGCCGGCCCCCTCATTGCCCTCGTGCTCATGCCCGCGGCGGCCCTGTTGGGCAGCGGGCTAGCCGTAGGCCGCTTCGACCTAGCCTGGGAAGGGCTGGCCCGGTTCCTGGCCGATGCGGGCTTTATCCTCGGTTTCGGTACTCTCATCTTTCTGCTGAAACAGCTAACCGTACACCGCCGGCAACCAATCGAATAG
- a CDS encoding cysteine desulfurase family protein has protein sequence MNVYFDNAATTPLDPEVLDAMLPFMRDHFGNPSSIHGHGRQVRAAIENARKTIAHLIQAAPAEISFASGGTEADNYAAFGSVRTLGIRHAITSPLEHHAVLHTLQALEKRGDIQLSYVRHDEQGCLDLEHLDQLLAAYSGRTFVSLMHANNEIGNLNDIGAIGDICARHEAVFHTDTVQTMGHYRHNVQQLKNHFLVGSAHKFHGPKGVGFLYRRSGLLVDALIHGGSQERNQRAGTENVYGIIGLAKALEIAYRDMDAHQRHIQGLKDRFIEKLRATIDGIQFNGTSAEADQSLYTVLSVSLPPSELNEMLLFNLDINKVSVSGGSACTSGANAGSHVLSALGADPNRGVIRFSMSKYNTTEEVDYAVEQLAKMYRKQPLSV, from the coding sequence ATGAACGTGTATTTCGATAACGCCGCCACTACGCCGCTGGACCCCGAGGTGCTGGATGCCATGCTGCCGTTTATGCGGGACCATTTCGGCAACCCCAGTAGCATTCACGGCCACGGCCGGCAGGTGCGCGCCGCCATCGAAAATGCCCGCAAAACCATTGCCCACCTGATTCAGGCCGCGCCGGCCGAAATCAGCTTTGCCTCGGGCGGAACGGAAGCCGACAATTACGCCGCTTTTGGTTCCGTGCGGACTCTGGGCATCCGGCACGCCATCACCTCGCCGCTGGAGCACCACGCCGTGCTGCACACCTTGCAAGCCCTGGAAAAGCGCGGCGACATTCAGCTCAGCTACGTGCGCCACGACGAGCAGGGCTGCCTCGACCTGGAGCACCTCGACCAGCTGCTGGCCGCGTACTCCGGCCGCACGTTTGTGAGCCTGATGCACGCCAACAACGAAATCGGCAACCTGAACGACATCGGGGCCATCGGCGACATCTGCGCCCGGCACGAGGCCGTGTTCCACACCGATACGGTGCAGACTATGGGCCACTACCGCCACAACGTGCAGCAGCTGAAAAATCACTTTCTGGTGGGCTCGGCGCACAAGTTTCACGGGCCGAAGGGGGTGGGCTTTCTGTACCGCCGCTCGGGCCTGCTCGTGGATGCCCTGATTCACGGCGGCTCCCAGGAGCGCAACCAGCGGGCCGGCACCGAAAACGTGTACGGCATCATCGGGCTGGCCAAAGCCCTGGAAATTGCCTACCGGGACATGGACGCCCACCAGCGCCATATTCAAGGGCTGAAAGACCGGTTTATCGAGAAGCTGCGCGCTACCATCGACGGCATCCAGTTCAACGGCACGTCCGCCGAGGCCGACCAGAGCCTGTACACGGTGCTGAGCGTGAGTTTGCCGCCGTCGGAGCTGAACGAGATGCTGCTTTTCAACCTCGACATCAACAAGGTGTCGGTGTCGGGCGGCTCGGCCTGCACTAGCGGGGCCAATGCCGGCTCCCACGTGCTCAGCGCCCTGGGCGCCGACCCCAACCGCGGGGTTATTCGCTTTTCGATGAGCAAGTACAACACCACGGAGGAAGTGGACTACGCCGTGGAGCAGCTGGCTAAGATGTACCGGAAGCAGCCGTTGAGTGTGTAA
- the glmM gene encoding phosphoglucosamine mutase → MALIKSISGIRGTIGGAVGEGLTPIDVVKYAAAFGTWVLQKTQNNTLVIGRDARLSGDMVSRLVSATLQGLGIDVIDLGLSTTPTVEMAVPAKNAGGGIILTASHNPKQWNALKLLNSKGEFISDEDGKQVLALGDSEAFDFAPVTKLGKYTTDNTFLQEHINAILALPLVDRAAIRARKFRVVVDAVNSTGGFAVPMLLEQLGVKTIEKLFCEPTGDFAHNPEPLPENLRDISKLLEKGRFDLGIVVDPDVDRLALVNEDGTMFGEEYTLVAVSDYVLQQLGGGNTVSNLSSTRALRDVTEKHGGSYAAAAVGEVNVVNKMKETNAVIGGEGNGGIIYPELHYGRDSLVGIALFLSHLAKTGLTMTRLRASYPNYFISKNKIELTPEINTDQVLVQMQKRYAKQPINTVDGVKIEFDKEWVHLRKSNTEPIIRIYAESDSNATADHLANKIIGDIKEIISK, encoded by the coding sequence GTGGCACTAATTAAATCGATTTCGGGAATACGAGGCACTATCGGAGGAGCAGTCGGCGAGGGCCTGACGCCCATCGACGTGGTGAAGTACGCGGCGGCGTTTGGAACCTGGGTGCTACAAAAAACGCAAAACAACACCCTGGTTATCGGCCGCGACGCCCGCCTTTCCGGCGACATGGTAAGCCGGCTGGTGTCGGCTACGCTGCAAGGGCTGGGCATCGACGTCATCGACCTGGGCCTGAGCACTACCCCCACCGTCGAAATGGCCGTGCCGGCCAAAAACGCGGGGGGCGGCATTATTCTTACGGCTTCGCACAACCCTAAGCAGTGGAACGCGCTGAAGCTGCTTAACAGCAAAGGCGAGTTTATTTCGGATGAGGACGGCAAGCAGGTGCTGGCCCTCGGCGACTCCGAGGCTTTCGACTTTGCGCCCGTTACCAAGCTGGGCAAATACACCACCGATAATACCTTCTTGCAGGAGCACATCAACGCCATTCTGGCCCTGCCGCTCGTGGACCGCGCCGCCATTCGGGCCCGGAAGTTTCGGGTGGTAGTGGATGCCGTAAACTCGACGGGCGGCTTTGCCGTGCCCATGCTGCTGGAGCAGTTGGGCGTGAAAACCATTGAGAAGCTGTTTTGTGAGCCAACCGGCGACTTCGCCCACAACCCCGAGCCCCTGCCCGAAAACCTGCGCGACATCTCGAAGCTGCTCGAAAAAGGGCGCTTTGACCTAGGTATCGTGGTGGACCCCGACGTGGACCGCCTGGCCCTGGTGAACGAAGACGGCACCATGTTCGGTGAGGAATACACGCTGGTAGCCGTGTCGGACTACGTGCTGCAACAGCTGGGCGGCGGCAACACCGTGAGCAACCTGAGCAGCACCCGCGCCCTGCGCGACGTGACAGAGAAGCACGGCGGCTCCTACGCCGCCGCGGCCGTGGGCGAGGTGAACGTGGTAAACAAGATGAAGGAAACCAACGCCGTGATTGGGGGCGAGGGCAATGGAGGCATCATTTACCCGGAGCTGCACTACGGCCGCGACTCGCTGGTGGGCATTGCGCTGTTCCTGAGCCATCTGGCCAAAACCGGCCTGACCATGACCCGCCTGCGGGCCTCGTACCCGAACTACTTCATCTCGAAAAACAAGATTGAGCTGACGCCGGAAATCAATACCGACCAGGTGCTGGTGCAGATGCAGAAGCGCTACGCCAAGCAGCCTATTAACACGGTTGACGGCGTTAAAATCGAGTTTGACAAAGAATGGGTGCACCTGCGCAAGTCCAACACCGAGCCCATCATCCGCATCTACGCCGAGTCGGACTCCAACGCCACCGCCGACCACCTGGCCAACAAAATCATCGGCGACATCAAGGAAATTATCAGCAAGTAG
- the mazG gene encoding nucleoside triphosphate pyrophosphohydrolase, with protein MEKPIADRRTAQLAAFGRLLDVLDRLRAECPWDRKQTMQSLRHLTIEETYELSDAILRQDLPDVQKELGDVMLHLAFYAKIASEQGAFDIADVLHAQCEKLIFRHPHIYGDTQASTEEEVKRNWEQLKLQEKGNTSVLGGVPVSLPALVKAMRIQEKARGAGFDWEQPEQVWDKVQEELAEFKAEFASPAPEVPASERAASEFGDLLFSLINFARHAGINPEEALEQTNRKFIRRFQYLETEAARQGQQLRDLTLAQMDVYWEQAKKLSIPTPDQPTSE; from the coding sequence ATGGAAAAACCTATTGCTGACCGCCGTACCGCGCAGCTAGCCGCTTTTGGCCGCTTGCTCGACGTGCTGGACCGCCTGCGGGCCGAGTGCCCCTGGGACCGGAAACAAACCATGCAGAGTCTGCGCCACCTCACCATCGAGGAAACCTACGAGCTGAGCGACGCCATCTTGCGGCAGGACTTGCCCGACGTGCAGAAGGAGCTGGGGGATGTAATGCTCCACTTGGCTTTTTACGCCAAAATTGCCAGCGAACAGGGTGCTTTCGACATTGCCGATGTGCTGCATGCCCAGTGTGAAAAGCTTATTTTTCGGCATCCGCACATCTACGGCGACACCCAGGCTAGCACCGAGGAGGAAGTGAAGCGCAACTGGGAGCAGCTGAAATTACAGGAGAAAGGCAACACGTCTGTACTTGGCGGCGTACCCGTATCATTACCGGCCTTGGTAAAGGCGATGCGCATTCAGGAAAAGGCTCGGGGCGCCGGTTTCGACTGGGAGCAGCCCGAGCAGGTTTGGGATAAAGTGCAGGAGGAGCTGGCCGAGTTTAAAGCCGAGTTTGCTTCACCGGCGCCCGAAGTCCCGGCTAGTGAGCGGGCCGCCAGCGAATTTGGTGACCTGTTGTTCTCCTTGATCAACTTTGCCCGGCACGCGGGCATCAACCCGGAAGAAGCTCTGGAACAAACGAATCGTAAGTTTATTCGGCGCTTTCAATACCTCGAAACCGAGGCCGCCCGCCAAGGCCAGCAACTCCGCGACCTGACCCTGGCTCAGATGGATGTGTACTGGGAACAAGCCAAAAAACTCTCCATTCCGACCCCCGACCAGCCTACCTCAGAATAG
- a CDS encoding MotA/TolQ/ExbB proton channel family protein produces MEQKNAMNKPAARPAAAAAAPKGDAKGGGSSLFAILAIVLAFIVSVIVYKFVLGNPTHFIGDNPANNPKPGDYFGIVYKGGVIVPVLMTMFLCVIIFSIERALTIGKAKGTKSIEQFVRSIRQKLNVNDITGAIAACDQQKGSVANVVKAGLLKYQEMARERGLDKDQKILAIQKEIEESTALELPMLEKNLVIISTLASIATLVGLLGTVFGMINAFAALANAGAPDAVGLANGISEALINTALGILTSALAIVAYNYFTSKIDELTYSIDEAGFSIIQTFASQHDETAPAGTTTGTAYTA; encoded by the coding sequence ATGGAACAAAAGAATGCCATGAACAAGCCTGCGGCCCGGCCCGCCGCTGCTGCTGCTGCGCCGAAGGGCGATGCCAAGGGCGGTGGTTCGTCCCTGTTTGCCATCCTCGCCATCGTCCTAGCGTTTATTGTCAGCGTCATCGTCTACAAGTTCGTTCTCGGTAACCCCACCCACTTCATTGGCGACAACCCCGCCAATAACCCCAAGCCCGGCGACTACTTCGGTATCGTGTATAAGGGGGGTGTGATTGTGCCCGTGCTGATGACCATGTTCTTGTGCGTTATCATCTTCTCGATTGAGCGCGCCCTGACCATCGGCAAAGCCAAAGGCACCAAGAGCATCGAGCAGTTTGTGCGCAGCATCCGCCAGAAGCTGAACGTAAACGACATCACCGGCGCCATTGCCGCCTGCGACCAGCAGAAGGGTTCGGTAGCCAACGTGGTGAAAGCCGGCCTGCTGAAGTACCAGGAAATGGCCCGTGAGCGTGGCCTCGACAAAGACCAGAAGATTCTGGCCATCCAGAAGGAAATCGAAGAGTCGACGGCTCTGGAGCTGCCCATGCTGGAGAAAAACCTGGTTATCATTTCCACGCTGGCTTCCATTGCCACGCTGGTAGGTCTGCTGGGTACGGTATTCGGTATGATCAACGCCTTCGCCGCTCTGGCTAACGCCGGTGCCCCCGACGCCGTAGGTCTGGCCAACGGTATCTCGGAAGCTCTGATCAACACGGCCCTGGGTATCTTGACCTCGGCCCTGGCTATCGTAGCCTACAACTACTTCACCAGCAAGATTGACGAGCTGACCTACAGCATCGACGAAGCTGGCTTCAGCATCATCCAGACCTTCGCTTCGCAGCACGACGAAACGGCTCCGGCTGGCACTACTACCGGCACGGCTTACACCGCCTAA
- a CDS encoding ExbD/TolR family protein — MPKVKPHRTSPSLDMTPMVDLAFLLVTFFMLTTKFAPEEAVVVDTPGSTSELRLPESHVITISVDKDQRVFFGMDDAKPKIEMLKQVGAKYGVSFTETQAKTFSNLSSFGMPIEKLPAFLNLSNEQRKAYKQDGIPADSTNNQFIEWVVAGQTASRKEFGKPNYIAVKGDNNADVPTVKKIIKLMQDKNINRFNLITDLETKPVAGR; from the coding sequence ATGCCCAAAGTAAAGCCCCATAGAACGTCCCCCTCGCTGGATATGACCCCGATGGTGGACCTGGCATTCCTGCTGGTGACTTTCTTCATGCTCACCACCAAGTTTGCCCCGGAAGAGGCCGTGGTGGTGGACACGCCCGGTTCTACCTCCGAGCTGCGCCTGCCTGAGTCACACGTAATCACAATTTCCGTCGACAAAGACCAGCGCGTATTCTTCGGCATGGACGATGCCAAGCCCAAGATTGAGATGTTGAAGCAAGTGGGAGCCAAGTACGGCGTCAGCTTTACGGAAACCCAGGCGAAAACCTTCTCCAATCTGTCGAGCTTTGGTATGCCCATCGAGAAGCTGCCGGCATTCCTGAACCTGTCGAACGAGCAGCGTAAGGCCTACAAGCAGGACGGTATTCCGGCCGACTCGACGAACAACCAGTTCATTGAGTGGGTGGTAGCCGGGCAGACGGCCAGCCGCAAGGAGTTTGGCAAGCCCAACTACATTGCGGTGAAAGGCGACAACAACGCCGACGTGCCGACGGTGAAGAAAATCATCAAGCTGATGCAGGATAAGAACATCAACCGGTTCAACCTCATTACCGACCTGGAAACGAAGCCCGTAGCCGGCCGGTAA
- a CDS encoding ExbD/TolR family protein, which yields MAEIQQQADSGGKGGKKRAKKMSTKIDMTPMVDLAFLLLTFFMLTTTFSKPTVMQVTMPVKPKEGDPPSELPARNAFTILLGENNKIYYYEGLLREGEAKPELQLSSYDANGIRKAILQRRQANPETVILIKPDDKSNYKNMVDILDEMNITDQKKYALVDISKADTELIKSSGL from the coding sequence ATGGCAGAAATCCAACAACAAGCCGACTCCGGCGGAAAAGGCGGAAAGAAGCGGGCCAAGAAAATGTCGACCAAAATCGACATGACTCCCATGGTGGACTTGGCCTTCCTGCTCCTGACCTTCTTCATGCTCACCACCACCTTTAGCAAACCCACCGTTATGCAGGTAACGATGCCGGTGAAGCCAAAGGAAGGTGACCCGCCTTCTGAGCTGCCCGCGCGTAATGCCTTCACGATTTTGCTGGGTGAAAACAACAAAATCTACTATTACGAAGGGCTGTTGCGCGAAGGCGAAGCCAAGCCGGAATTGCAGCTTTCGAGCTACGATGCCAATGGCATCCGTAAGGCCATCCTCCAGCGCCGTCAGGCCAACCCCGAAACGGTTATCCTGATCAAGCCGGACGATAAGTCGAACTACAAGAACATGGTAGATATCCTGGATGAAATGAACATCACCGACCAGAAAAAGTACGCGCTGGTGGACATTTCAAAAGCGGATACCGAGTTGATTAAATCTTCTGGCTTATGA